A stretch of Gossypium hirsutum isolate 1008001.06 chromosome A06, Gossypium_hirsutum_v2.1, whole genome shotgun sequence DNA encodes these proteins:
- the LOC107962187 gene encoding uncharacterized protein gives MNQVLESPLEALAFNYVSFGIFTVIHNLWTWIAVLTAAVSFWRIRAVVGASVQSNDQKLSVSISDRAHDESRPILGADEKPTPSASVSTPPAPPASVSETSGSQLVTKGGKIKLTVYYVDDDVDVDGGMTVTEWSDGGEGRCCGEWWESWERVLRLRKGEAGWYRYQDLTALNGNVVRLWDESCRRW, from the coding sequence ATGAATCAGGTGTTGGAATCTCCACTCGAAGCTTTGGCATTTAACTATGTGAGTTTTGGGATTTTCACGGTTATTCATAATCTGTGGACGTGGATTGCTGTTCTCACTGCTGCGGTTAGTTTTTGGAGGATAAGAGCCGTCGTCGGCGCCTCCGTTCAAAGTAATGACCAGAAGCTCTCGGTGTCTATTTCTGATCGTGCCCATGATGAGTCTCGACCGATTCTCGGCGCCGATGAAAAGCCGACCCCTTCAGCTTCAGTTTCAACTCCCCCGGCCCCTCCAGCTTCCGTCTCAGAAACAAGCGGTTCGCAGTTGGTGACCAAAGGAGGAAAAATCAAGTTGACTGTTTATTACGTGGATGATGACGTAGACGTCGACGGTGGGATGACGGTAACGGAATGGAGTGACGGTGGTGAAGGGAGGTGCTGCGGGGAGTGGTGGGAGAGTTGGGAAAGAGTGTTGAGGTTGAGGAAAGGGGAAGCAGGGTGGTACCGTTATCAGGATTTGACGGCGTTAAACGGCAACGTTGTTAGGTTATGGGATGAATCATGCAGGAGGTGGTGA